In Spirosoma pollinicola, the genomic window CCCTGATCGTGCTGTCGGTTATTCCGCTGGGCATTATTGGCGCTATTGCGGCCCTGCTGCTTACCGGAAACCCGTTTTCATTCGTGGCCATTATCGGCCTGATTGCCCTGATCGGTATTGAGGTCAAAAACTCGATTCTGCTGGTGGATTTCACCAACCATTTGCGCGAAGAAGGGATGCCACTGGTAGAAGCCATTAAAGAAGCGGGTGAAGTCCGGTTCGTTCCCATCGTATTGACCTCACTCACTGCCATTGGTGGCTTGATGCCGCTCGCTCTCGAAGGGAATCCACTGTATTCACCACTCGCCTGGGTGCTTATTGGGGGCCTGATTTCCAGTACATTGCTCTCTCGCATTGTTACCCCGGTGTTGTATAAACTGCTTCCACCGAAGGTTGAGTTAAAAGTAGCAAGGGCGGAAGAGCAGGAGCCTGTTTTAGTATAAAAATACAAAGCGTGCCCCGGTTCGAACCGGGGCACGCTTTGTATTTTCTGTAGTGCCGACCGTCGATGCGTCGAACCGTCCCGGTCGGGCGAGTTGGTTCTATATGCCCGACCGGGACGGTTCGACGCATCGACGGTCGGCACTACATTTTTACTTCACAATCACCTTCCGCACGATGCGCGTAGCTCCAGCATTGGCCCGAAGCAAGTATACTCCCGGACTTAGTGCCTGTGCCGTTGTGAATAGCATTGACCCATCGGATTGTGCTTGTCCCTGAACAGTAATTTCGCGTCCGGCAAGAGTTGTCAGATGATAGACTGCGTTGGGCAAGTTGCGGACTGCGGCCCGAATCGCCTGATTATCGGTTGGGTTGCCAAGAATTTCAAAGGCGGGCGTCAGGTTGTCTATTACGACCGATACGATTTTCGAGTAGGCTGTTTGCCCGTCAAGGTCGACCTGTTTCAGCCGGTAGTAGTTCGTACCGCTTAGGGGGTGTTCATCTACCAGACCGTAGGTTTTGGTCGACTGCGCTTCGCCTGCTGCCGCCACACGGCCAATGGCCCCAAACTCGCGGGCATCAGTACTGCGTTCGACATCAAAATAAGCACTCTTTGTTTCGTTGGCTGTTGCCCAGGAAAGGGCTACCGTCTCGCCAACCGCTTTTGCTTCAAAAGACGAAAGTCGTACCGGCAACGCATTAGCGATATTGAAGCGGGCAAACGTTGGATAGTGGTCGGAAGTAGTGAGGGCGTAGTTGACAACGGCAGGCCGTACCGACGCTACCGACCCGGCGATGTAAGCAGGAGCCAGCTCATTCGAAACCGTGATATGGTCGATCGCATCCGTGAAGTTTGCATCAGTATTACAGCCATTCGTGCTTAACTCGCTGGAAATAACCGTGTAATTGGCATCGGCAACAAAGTTAGCATAAGAGGAAGGATTACCGGTTGCGATAGACTGGTCAACATCGTCGTTATAATCACCGGCCAGAATCAGGTTAACGTTGCCGTAGTTGGCATCCAGTTCAGCTTTCAGGTCGATAATATCCTGCTTCCGGCGGTCGTAATCGGCCTGCGCCGAACCCGATTTGGCGTGAATATCCACGATATACAACTTGCGGGTCTGCCCGTCTACGGTCACGTTTGCGACAAACAGATAAGGCAACCGACCCGATGCCCATGCATCGCTGCGGGGCGTAGCAGTGTAATTGTATTTATCAGCCAGCAGTGGCTTACTCTCGGCGGCAATCATCGAGACCGTACTCGTTTTATACATCACGCATACTTTCTGGTTGATGGCCGTCGGGTTAAAGCCCTGTGGATTACCGTTGGCATCGCATAAATCCTGAAAGAAGTAAGACGTGTACTGATCCGAACAACTCAGCGCATAGCCCGCTGGCGTATTAGCAATCAGAAGATTCTTATCGCTCACCTCCTGCAACACATAAATATCGGCGTTGAAGGCGTCCATCACCGACCGAACGTTTTGCGCCTGAAGGCTTTCATTCGTCGGGCCATTGTCAGCATATGTCCTTGAGCCATTGGTACACGTATAGGAGCCTCCATCGAAACCATACCATTCGAGGTTCCAGGTCACCACGCTCAGGGTTTGGTTATTATCGGTGATATCGCGTGTGGTAGGGCAAGTTATAATGGTCGGCGGTGGCGGTGGAACTTCCGAACCGGGAATATCGAAGATGGCGCGGGGATTAAGCTGTATAACATTCTTCGATGCATCGGTTGGTATGTATCTGTCGGCAATACCTGTTGCCGACAATACTCCGGTTGGCTTGGTTGCACCCACCAGATCGGAGGCACTTGTAACAAATAATTCGGCGGCACCGTCGCTGGTTGTGAGCGGGTACGTACCGGCAGCTCCCCCCTGAAACGTAGCGCCTGAGCCACCAATGGTAGCATTCTGAATCGTGACCAGTTGCCCTTCAAATGTGCCTGCCGTAAGTTGTGGTATTGTAATGACCTGGGGCGAAACGGGCTGATTGGTGTTGTCTACCTTCGAAAAAGCCATAACACCATTGATTTCTTTCTTCCCCTGAAACAAGGCTACCGGCCCCGTTACCTGAACCAAATCACCGAGCTGTACCTGATTTCCGTAGCTTGTATTCGGGTCATAAACTGCAACACCGCCCGTAGCATCCTGAATATAAAACAGCTTACCACCAAACTGGGTGCTAACCGTTACGCGCCCCTGAATGGTGACAGTTGTGCCTACCTGTCCCCGCGCTGTAGCAATGGGCGTTGGCCCGTTGGCCACATCAACCGTTCCGCTAACTGCTACGTTTTGGGTGGTGGCCCCTGCACTCTCGTTCGTGATGGCACCGCTGAGGGTACCGCTACTCACACCCGTAAGTCGAACACTAATGGCCGTTGCCGCTACTACCCCACCCGATTGCGTCAACGTTTGTGTACCGGCATAACTGCTGCCGTTATCCTTACTGATTTCGTAGCCCGTTGGCGCGGTAATCGTTAAATCGGTCGTCAGGTTTACGCTGGAAACGGTATAGGATTTGGGCAAT contains:
- a CDS encoding endonuclease/exonuclease/phosphatase family protein, producing MNRTLQVALVVFFWLLAVSTYAQTTLAQWNFDTSTPVPTAVAANVSAANTTIGSGITGPTYPQGNPSTGKAFSGSAWNVASPDANKYVQFSLSPASSFTVSVDQLSFDEQRSNTGPTTWVLRTSLDNFAADINTTPTSATSPTSNGSFTSRVVSLSANVALQNVSTPITFRIYGYGASGLGGTWRFDNITLNGSVGPLDPTAPLISVSPASLTSFATVPGTPSLPKSYTVSSVNLTTDLTITAPTGYEISKDNGSSYAGTQTLTQSGGVVAATAISVRLTGVSSGTLSGAITNESAGATTQNVAVSGTVDVANGPTPIATARGQVGTTVTIQGRVTVSTQFGGKLFYIQDATGGVAVYDPNTSYGNQVQLGDLVQVTGPVALFQGKKEINGVMAFSKVDNTNQPVSPQVITIPQLTAGTFEGQLVTIQNATIGGSGATFQGGAAGTYPLTTSDGAAELFVTSASDLVGATKPTGVLSATGIADRYIPTDASKNVIQLNPRAIFDIPGSEVPPPPPTIITCPTTRDITDNNQTLSVVTWNLEWYGFDGGSYTCTNGSRTYADNGPTNESLQAQNVRSVMDAFNADIYVLQEVSDKNLLIANTPAGYALSCSDQYTSYFFQDLCDANGNPQGFNPTAINQKVCVMYKTSTVSMIAAESKPLLADKYNYTATPRSDAWASGRLPYLFVANVTVDGQTRKLYIVDIHAKSGSAQADYDRRKQDIIDLKAELDANYGNVNLILAGDYNDDVDQSIATGNPSSYANFVADANYTVISSELSTNGCNTDANFTDAIDHITVSNELAPAYIAGSVASVRPAVVNYALTTSDHYPTFARFNIANALPVRLSSFEAKAVGETVALSWATANETKSAYFDVERSTDAREFGAIGRVAAAGEAQSTKTYGLVDEHPLSGTNYYRLKQVDLDGQTAYSKIVSVVIDNLTPAFEILGNPTDNQAIRAAVRNLPNAVYHLTTLAGREITVQGQAQSDGSMLFTTAQALSPGVYLLRANAGATRIVRKVIVK